In the Thermococcus sp. MAR1 genome, one interval contains:
- a CDS encoding TIGR00341 family protein, translating to MLRLEIYCDEGEGEKVNGVLTKWSLQFYAEEVQSNGHRALKFTVLVPDFVINDVVDELMKAVDLRKGHSSITWAPVSGKSVKYANSVKSLKRFKRRWSLAAIEGLIENANNQARVDPIQLTLGAVASIIALFGLINDSIVMIISAMLLSPILGPLYGFSLNIVMGKGRDALDAVSSILKLLGVIFLSALLASLALRFAGSMPPEPTHEIFIRGDSGLVYILLAIILGYAGIVAIVSRIPEILAGVSIAAALVPPTTVVGISLAMGWWGVFRGSLVLTVENVLGLLSGSLLGLYILNVSPRSYYEKRAAKLYTKRTVLVLAVMLAALVFVELLG from the coding sequence ATGCTCCGGCTGGAAATCTACTGCGACGAGGGCGAGGGTGAAAAAGTTAATGGGGTTCTGACCAAGTGGAGCCTCCAGTTCTACGCCGAGGAAGTGCAGAGCAACGGGCACCGGGCGCTCAAATTCACCGTCCTCGTGCCGGATTTCGTGATTAACGACGTCGTCGATGAACTGATGAAGGCCGTTGACCTGCGGAAGGGGCACTCCTCGATAACTTGGGCGCCCGTCAGCGGGAAGTCCGTGAAGTACGCAAACTCGGTAAAGTCTCTTAAAAGGTTCAAGCGCCGCTGGAGTCTCGCTGCCATAGAGGGCCTCATCGAGAACGCCAACAACCAGGCACGGGTCGACCCGATTCAGCTCACCCTTGGTGCCGTTGCCTCGATCATAGCGCTCTTCGGTTTGATAAACGACAGCATAGTGATGATAATCTCGGCCATGCTCCTCTCACCGATCCTCGGCCCGCTCTACGGTTTCTCCCTTAACATCGTCATGGGCAAGGGGAGGGATGCCCTCGATGCCGTTTCCTCAATCTTAAAGCTTCTCGGCGTCATATTCCTCTCGGCTCTCCTTGCCTCCCTGGCCCTCAGGTTTGCAGGCTCAATGCCCCCAGAACCAACCCATGAGATATTCATCCGCGGCGACTCTGGACTGGTGTACATCCTCCTCGCGATAATCCTCGGCTACGCGGGAATAGTTGCCATAGTTAGCAGAATCCCGGAGATTCTGGCCGGCGTCTCGATCGCCGCTGCCCTCGTTCCGCCGACAACTGTCGTAGGGATATCCCTCGCGATGGGCTGGTGGGGAGTTTTTAGGGGCTCTCTTGTCCTCACCGTTGAGAACGTTCTCGGTCTTCTCAGCGGTTCCCTTCTCGGCCTCTACATCCTCAACGTCTCTCCACGGAGCTACTATGAAAAGAGGGCCGCGAAGCTATACACGAAGAGGACTGTGCTGGTACTGGCGGTCATGCTCGCCGCTCTCGTCTTTGTGGAGCTTCTCGGCTAG
- the nikR gene encoding nickel-responsive transcriptional regulator NikR, with product MKITRFGVSVPDELLEKFDRIIEEKGYVNRSEAIRDMMRDFIVRYEWEEGDRDVAGTITIVYNHDEADVVKELLDLQHDYVDEIVSSLHVHMDEHNCLEVVVVKGKASRIKEIAERLISLKGVKHGKLVMTTTGRELV from the coding sequence ATGAAGATCACTCGCTTCGGTGTATCGGTTCCGGATGAATTGCTCGAAAAGTTCGACCGTATAATCGAGGAGAAGGGCTACGTCAACAGGAGCGAGGCAATAAGGGACATGATGAGGGACTTCATAGTCAGATACGAGTGGGAGGAGGGAGACAGGGACGTTGCCGGTACAATCACGATAGTTTACAACCACGACGAGGCCGACGTCGTGAAGGAGCTCCTCGACCTTCAGCATGACTACGTTGACGAGATAGTCTCGAGCCTCCACGTCCACATGGATGAGCACAACTGCCTCGAGGTCGTCGTGGTCAAAGGAAAAGCGAGCAGAATAAAGGAGATAGCAGAGAGGCTGATAAGCCTGAAGGGGGTAAAGCACGGAAAGCTCGTGATGACAACCACCGGGAGGGAGTTAGTTTGA
- a CDS encoding amino acid permease codes for MRLFSFLSSLLVVLSFALPWFRFDGGEITFIGILREVLNIPGGFKGAFWWLNPNSTAGMFTFIAFFAGVFMILVAVLFGVLGGRLGPGIGTVGMFVFTVVSWYVYGSGYFGILAEGYVVALLSFVIGFVVAGGEKL; via the coding sequence GTGAGGCTCTTTTCCTTCCTCTCATCCCTGCTGGTCGTGCTCTCCTTTGCCCTGCCGTGGTTCCGCTTTGACGGTGGAGAGATAACATTCATTGGCATCCTACGTGAAGTCCTGAACATCCCGGGTGGGTTCAAGGGAGCATTCTGGTGGCTCAACCCCAACAGCACCGCAGGAATGTTCACCTTCATAGCGTTCTTCGCCGGAGTATTCATGATCCTCGTTGCGGTGCTCTTTGGAGTCCTGGGCGGCAGGCTCGGGCCCGGAATCGGTACTGTCGGGATGTTTGTCTTCACCGTGGTCTCATGGTACGTCTATGGCTCCGGCTACTTCGGAATCCTGGCGGAGGGTTACGTTGTAGCCCTGCTCAGCTTTGTGATAGGTTTCGTAGTCGCGGGCGGCGAAAAGCTCTAA
- the rqcH gene encoding ribosome rescue protein RqcH, with protein MKEEMSSVDIRYIVRELQWLVGSRVDKIYHDGDEIRIKLRTKEGRRDLILQAGKRFHVTTYVKEAPKSPSSFTMLLRKHLSGGFIDEIEQHGFDRIVKIRVGDYTLIGELFRRGNVILVDGENKIVAALRYEEYKDRRIMPKAEYRFPPARENPLEVTRERFIELMREEEELELVRALARKLNMGGMYAEEISIRTGFDKTTPVKELSDDDLLKVYEAMIGTFNDEPKPNIVYKDGNLHDVVPIELRIYEGLEKRYFTTFSEALDEYFGKITLEKARVEQTKRLEAKKRALLATLRKQEEMLKGFEEGAKTNQEIGDLIYANYSLIERLLEEFRKATEKLGWGEFKKRIEESRKVGNKIALMIKSIDPKEKAVTIELEGKKVKLYLNRSIGENAELYYEKAKKFRHKYEGALKAYEDTKRKLDEIEGLIEEELKKELNVKRIERRKKKWFEKFRWFVSSEGFLVLAGKDAGTNEILIKRHMSENDLYCHADVYGAPHVVIKDGQKAGEKTIFEACQFAVSMSKAWSRGVYSEDAYWAYPNQVTKQTPSGEYLGKGAFMVYGKRNWLHGLPLKLAVGVINYEGEDFVVCAPIEAIKAHTERHIVIRPGSLKKSELVKRIKRILEKWGYKVREEDIMAVLPPGNGEIAEVVG; from the coding sequence ATGAAGGAAGAGATGAGCAGCGTTGATATCCGCTACATAGTGAGGGAGCTTCAGTGGCTGGTCGGTTCTCGCGTTGACAAGATTTACCACGACGGCGACGAGATTAGAATAAAGCTCAGGACAAAGGAGGGAAGGCGGGATTTAATCCTCCAGGCCGGGAAACGCTTCCACGTGACGACGTACGTGAAGGAAGCTCCCAAAAGCCCGTCGAGCTTCACCATGCTCCTCAGGAAGCACCTCAGCGGTGGGTTCATCGATGAAATAGAGCAGCACGGCTTCGACAGAATAGTTAAGATCCGCGTTGGGGACTACACCCTCATCGGTGAGCTATTCAGGAGGGGAAACGTCATACTCGTTGACGGGGAGAACAAAATCGTTGCGGCGTTACGCTACGAGGAGTACAAGGACAGAAGAATAATGCCGAAGGCTGAATACAGGTTTCCGCCGGCGAGGGAGAACCCGCTGGAGGTAACGAGAGAGAGGTTCATCGAGCTGATGCGCGAGGAGGAAGAACTCGAGCTCGTGCGCGCTTTGGCGAGGAAGCTCAACATGGGCGGCATGTACGCGGAGGAAATCTCCATACGGACCGGCTTCGACAAGACGACGCCGGTTAAAGAGCTGAGCGACGACGACCTGCTGAAAGTATACGAGGCGATGATAGGCACCTTCAACGACGAACCGAAGCCGAACATCGTTTACAAGGACGGGAATCTGCATGATGTCGTTCCAATCGAGCTGAGGATCTACGAGGGGCTCGAGAAGCGCTATTTTACCACCTTCAGCGAGGCCCTCGACGAGTACTTTGGGAAGATAACCCTTGAGAAGGCGAGGGTCGAGCAGACGAAGAGGCTCGAAGCGAAGAAGAGGGCCCTTTTGGCCACGCTCAGGAAGCAGGAGGAGATGCTGAAGGGCTTCGAGGAGGGGGCGAAGACCAACCAGGAGATCGGGGACCTGATCTACGCGAACTATTCCCTCATCGAAAGGCTTTTGGAAGAATTCAGGAAGGCAACCGAGAAGCTCGGCTGGGGGGAGTTTAAGAAGCGCATCGAGGAGAGCAGGAAGGTCGGCAACAAAATAGCGCTCATGATTAAATCCATAGACCCGAAGGAAAAAGCGGTGACAATAGAGCTTGAGGGAAAGAAGGTAAAGCTCTACCTCAACAGGAGCATAGGCGAGAACGCCGAGCTCTACTACGAGAAGGCCAAGAAGTTCAGGCACAAGTACGAGGGCGCCTTAAAGGCCTACGAGGACACAAAGAGGAAGCTGGACGAGATAGAGGGGCTCATCGAGGAGGAGCTCAAGAAGGAGCTGAACGTCAAGCGCATAGAGCGGAGAAAGAAGAAGTGGTTCGAGAAGTTCCGCTGGTTCGTTTCAAGCGAGGGGTTTCTTGTTCTGGCCGGTAAAGACGCCGGCACCAACGAGATTCTCATAAAGAGGCACATGAGCGAGAACGACCTCTACTGCCACGCCGACGTTTATGGTGCTCCGCACGTCGTCATCAAGGACGGTCAGAAGGCGGGAGAAAAGACCATCTTTGAGGCCTGTCAGTTTGCTGTTTCGATGAGCAAGGCGTGGAGCAGAGGTGTTTACAGCGAGGACGCCTACTGGGCCTATCCGAACCAGGTCACAAAGCAGACTCCCAGCGGCGAGTACCTGGGCAAGGGGGCCTTCATGGTCTATGGAAAAAGGAACTGGCTCCACGGGCTTCCGCTCAAGCTGGCGGTGGGTGTGATAAATTACGAAGGCGAGGATTTCGTCGTCTGTGCACCCATCGAGGCCATAAAGGCCCACACGGAGAGGCACATCGTAATCCGTCCCGGCTCACTCAAGAAGAGCGAGCTGGTGAAGAGGATAAAGCGCATCCTCGAAAAGTGGGGCTACAAGGTAAGGGAAGAGGACATTATGGCAGTCCTTCCGCCTGGGAACGGAGAGATAGCCGAGGTCGTTGGTTAG
- a CDS encoding 1,4-alpha-glucan branching protein — protein MKGYFTFVLHTHLPYVRKHGKWPFGEEWLYEAMSETYIPLLMEFERLRSSGIRFQLVINITPVLTEQLADDYIKAEFERYLLRKIETTEEDLKSDRYDEKAVKASLGHFRKVYDYWRAINGDIIGKFREFQDAGYIEIITSAATHGYLPLLGRDEAIRAQLANGIATYEKHFGRRPRGIWLPECAYRPAGEWELPGGRKVERPGIEKFLEEFGIEYFFVESSLIDEGPVTGGYGEIPLYGGDKSTLRPYWIKGSRIAVFARNRETGHQVWSAHYGYPGDFWYREFHRKAPKSGGQYWRVTGKNVELGDKEFYDPDKAMERVEEHARHFVSLAERLLGEFEERFGEKGIVVSPYDTELFGHWWFEGVKWLGRVLELMAERGITTTTLSAFLDNYTGERYEIELPEGSWGANADHSTWWNEETEWTWEEIYKAEDRMVALASRYYGGDRTADRILEQLARELLILEASDWQFLITTGQAKKYAWRRVLVHSRDFQGLANELVRYIKTGNFNVELLRKLEERDNAFRPVIVGSYVSENPPEVPEYVEPPEVPPEESERPAERQRGVAERAYATEAVKEMAVKPPGKVKRPGPEESRKPRTRKKRKPCKAESDLLSIKGIGPKTLAKLQRAGVHSIEDLKGADLEELARKTRISPKRLRRFLAQVS, from the coding sequence ATGAAAGGCTACTTCACGTTCGTCCTCCACACCCACCTCCCCTACGTCCGGAAGCATGGGAAATGGCCCTTCGGCGAGGAGTGGCTCTACGAGGCGATGAGCGAGACCTACATTCCCCTCCTCATGGAGTTTGAACGCCTCCGTTCTTCGGGCATCAGGTTCCAGCTCGTGATCAACATAACCCCCGTTCTGACCGAACAGCTGGCCGACGACTACATCAAGGCCGAGTTCGAGAGGTACCTCCTCCGGAAGATTGAGACCACAGAAGAAGACCTGAAATCGGACAGGTACGATGAAAAGGCGGTTAAAGCCTCTCTCGGCCACTTCAGGAAGGTTTATGACTACTGGAGGGCCATAAACGGGGACATCATAGGTAAGTTCCGCGAGTTCCAGGATGCAGGATACATTGAAATAATAACCTCCGCGGCAACGCACGGCTATCTACCACTCCTCGGCAGGGACGAGGCCATAAGGGCCCAGCTCGCCAACGGGATAGCGACCTACGAGAAGCACTTCGGCAGGAGGCCGAGGGGGATATGGCTCCCGGAGTGCGCCTACCGGCCGGCCGGGGAGTGGGAGCTTCCCGGTGGAAGGAAGGTTGAAAGACCCGGTATAGAGAAGTTTCTGGAGGAGTTCGGCATCGAGTACTTCTTCGTTGAGAGCAGCCTGATTGATGAGGGCCCCGTGACTGGGGGCTACGGTGAGATTCCACTTTACGGGGGTGATAAGAGCACCCTCAGGCCTTACTGGATCAAGGGCTCCCGCATAGCAGTCTTTGCCCGCAACAGGGAAACCGGCCACCAGGTCTGGAGCGCGCACTACGGCTACCCCGGCGACTTCTGGTACAGGGAGTTCCACAGGAAGGCCCCGAAGAGCGGGGGGCAGTACTGGCGCGTGACGGGCAAAAACGTTGAGCTCGGCGACAAGGAGTTCTACGACCCCGATAAAGCGATGGAGCGCGTTGAGGAGCACGCGAGGCACTTCGTCTCGCTGGCAGAGAGACTGCTGGGTGAGTTCGAGGAGAGGTTCGGGGAGAAGGGAATAGTCGTTTCACCCTACGACACTGAGCTCTTCGGCCACTGGTGGTTTGAGGGCGTTAAGTGGCTCGGCAGGGTTCTTGAACTGATGGCTGAAAGGGGAATAACTACGACAACGCTCTCTGCCTTCCTTGACAACTACACCGGTGAGAGGTACGAGATTGAACTTCCGGAAGGTTCGTGGGGAGCTAACGCCGACCACTCAACGTGGTGGAACGAGGAGACCGAGTGGACGTGGGAGGAAATCTATAAGGCCGAGGACAGAATGGTGGCCCTGGCGAGCAGGTACTACGGAGGGGACAGAACCGCCGATAGAATCCTTGAACAGCTTGCAAGGGAGCTACTGATACTCGAAGCCAGTGACTGGCAGTTTTTGATAACGACCGGTCAGGCAAAGAAGTACGCCTGGAGGAGGGTTCTGGTGCACAGCAGGGACTTTCAGGGGCTGGCAAACGAGCTGGTGAGGTACATCAAAACCGGAAACTTCAACGTTGAGCTCCTGAGGAAGCTTGAGGAGAGGGACAACGCATTCAGACCGGTGATTGTTGGCAGCTACGTGAGCGAAAATCCCCCTGAGGTTCCGGAGTACGTAGAACCCCCTGAAGTTCCACCGGAGGAGAGCGAAAGGCCAGCTGAACGGCAGAGAGGAGTTGCCGAGAGGGCCTACGCCACGGAGGCCGTCAAGGAGATGGCAGTTAAGCCACCTGGAAAGGTGAAGAGGCCTGGTCCGGAAGAATCCAGAAAGCCCCGGACGCGGAAGAAGAGGAAACCCTGCAAGGCCGAGAGCGACCTCCTTTCCATAAAGGGCATCGGGCCGAAAACGCTGGCAAAGCTTCAGCGTGCTGGGGTCCATAGCATCGAGGATCTGAAAGGTGCCGACCTTGAGGAGCTGGCCAGAAAAACGCGTATCTCACCTAAACGGCTGAGGAGGTTCCTGGCCCAGGTTTCTTAG
- a CDS encoding P-II family nitrogen regulator translates to MKKVEAIIRGNDFDRVKNALKQIGIVPLTAYPVQGRGVQGGVPPYDLLPKMKIEIVVKDEDLEKVIDVIIRNARSGTPGDGKIFVIPVEDAIRIRTGEKGNEALY, encoded by the coding sequence ATGAAAAAGGTTGAGGCGATTATTAGGGGAAACGATTTCGACCGTGTGAAGAACGCCCTAAAACAGATCGGGATAGTGCCCCTGACCGCTTACCCCGTCCAGGGGAGGGGTGTTCAGGGGGGCGTTCCGCCCTACGACCTCCTTCCGAAGATGAAGATCGAGATCGTCGTGAAGGACGAAGACCTTGAGAAGGTGATTGACGTCATCATCAGAAACGCGAGAAGCGGAACGCCCGGGGATGGGAAGATATTCGTAATTCCAGTGGAAGACGCGATCAGGATAAGAACAGGGGAGAAGGGCAACGAAGCCCTCTACTGA
- a CDS encoding alpha-glucosidase has product MKSEKILLETADVLESTLEKIERLGSLSEKEKTKVKKSLEEAAGNFREVASRVEKDNEELAEFFFKKAKELKLMSTDKAIEKEGKKNYLKAVNKVLLYSRSAEYDFSPKKLVELKRAYRKYIFGMTSFFVLTGAYLNQFFAITALILAIPIILSMLSLQRRGYTGLLLAYASAPIPLVVGFNAIVYSLSALRDPNQVSTIAEHLGKSVSFAQGYLIFLVLLSAVEIYLIASSLVELYKHRHAFL; this is encoded by the coding sequence GTGAAAAGCGAAAAAATACTTCTTGAAACTGCCGACGTTCTCGAATCAACCCTTGAAAAGATCGAGAGGCTCGGCAGCCTAAGTGAAAAGGAGAAGACAAAAGTCAAGAAATCCCTGGAGGAGGCCGCGGGGAACTTCCGGGAGGTCGCATCCAGGGTCGAGAAGGACAACGAGGAGCTGGCCGAGTTCTTCTTCAAAAAAGCCAAGGAGCTCAAATTGATGAGCACGGACAAGGCCATAGAGAAGGAGGGCAAAAAGAACTACCTGAAAGCGGTGAACAAGGTCCTCCTGTATTCCAGGTCGGCCGAGTACGACTTCAGCCCCAAAAAGCTCGTCGAGCTGAAGAGGGCATACCGGAAATACATCTTCGGAATGACGTCTTTCTTCGTCCTGACGGGGGCATATCTCAATCAGTTCTTCGCTATAACGGCGCTTATCCTGGCCATCCCGATAATCCTGTCGATGCTGTCCCTTCAGAGGAGGGGCTACACCGGACTCCTGCTGGCCTACGCCTCGGCCCCAATTCCCCTGGTCGTGGGCTTCAACGCGATAGTCTATTCCCTGAGTGCCCTGCGCGACCCCAACCAGGTGAGCACCATAGCGGAGCACCTGGGGAAGAGCGTATCCTTTGCGCAGGGATACCTGATATTCCTCGTCCTCCTCTCGGCGGTAGAGATATACCTAATAGCCAGCTCCCTCGTCGAACTCTACAAGCACCGGCACGCGTTCCTGTGA
- a CDS encoding sodium-dependent transporter, translating into MEQQRDQWATKIGLILAMAGNAVGLGNFVRFPTQVAQNGGGAFMVPYFIALFFLGIPVMWIEWVAGRYGGKYGHGTLGPTYYLMARERVKPRGALWWGVISGMLAFSLTVLLNSYYLHLIGWSAAYSYFSATGAYFGQNTGEFFGNYLGNHAQVMLFWGITVILLAIAVGQGVSKGIERWVKVMMPLLYVFAIIMVGYVFVLGSPIDPNWSTIDGFRFIWSPNWAYLKDHFATVMLAATGQIFFTLSLGMGIIQNYASYLGPDDDVALSGLATVSLNEFAEVVLGGSLAVPLATAYAPKIVPPDVLAQGKSEALAWIGQKFGLGFSYTSLPNVFVSMGDIGKLFGAMWFLLLWFAGFTSAIAMYNYLTALLEEDLNIKRKVGTWVVLVLYFIAGLPVVYISGYLDQVDAWVSFQLTLLALFDIIVAVYLFKPGNFWKELHQGAYMKVPGWYKPILLYIAPILLLIPLIGSAQSLVGATLEWPARLAIIFMWIVGAVESYYSIKRKYGEELEKNEVIIRV; encoded by the coding sequence GTGGAACAACAGAGGGATCAATGGGCAACTAAGATTGGTTTGATTTTAGCAATGGCTGGAAACGCCGTCGGTCTGGGCAACTTCGTGAGGTTTCCAACGCAGGTTGCCCAGAACGGTGGCGGAGCCTTTATGGTGCCGTACTTTATAGCTCTGTTCTTCCTGGGAATACCGGTGATGTGGATTGAGTGGGTCGCCGGTCGCTACGGTGGAAAGTATGGTCACGGCACCCTCGGTCCCACGTACTACCTCATGGCCAGGGAGCGCGTCAAGCCGAGAGGCGCACTGTGGTGGGGAGTTATCAGCGGAATGCTGGCCTTTTCACTGACCGTTCTCCTGAACAGCTACTACCTCCACCTCATCGGCTGGTCCGCGGCTTACTCCTACTTCAGCGCCACTGGAGCCTACTTCGGCCAGAACACCGGAGAGTTCTTCGGCAACTACCTCGGCAACCACGCCCAGGTCATGCTCTTCTGGGGCATAACAGTGATCCTCCTCGCCATAGCCGTCGGACAGGGCGTCAGCAAGGGAATAGAAAGATGGGTCAAGGTCATGATGCCGCTCCTCTACGTCTTCGCCATCATAATGGTCGGCTACGTGTTCGTCCTCGGCTCACCAATAGACCCCAACTGGAGCACCATTGATGGATTCAGGTTCATCTGGAGCCCCAACTGGGCGTACCTCAAGGACCACTTCGCGACGGTCATGCTCGCCGCAACCGGGCAGATATTCTTCACCCTCTCGCTCGGTATGGGTATCATCCAGAACTACGCCAGCTACCTCGGCCCTGATGACGACGTCGCCCTCAGCGGTCTCGCAACGGTCTCCCTGAACGAGTTCGCCGAGGTAGTTCTCGGTGGTTCACTCGCCGTCCCGCTGGCTACCGCCTACGCCCCCAAGATCGTGCCGCCCGATGTTCTTGCCCAGGGCAAGAGTGAGGCCCTCGCGTGGATAGGCCAGAAGTTCGGCCTCGGATTCTCTTACACCAGCTTGCCCAACGTCTTCGTCAGCATGGGTGACATAGGAAAGCTCTTCGGAGCAATGTGGTTCCTCCTCCTCTGGTTCGCGGGCTTCACCTCAGCCATAGCCATGTACAACTACCTCACCGCCCTCCTCGAGGAGGACCTCAACATCAAGAGAAAGGTCGGAACCTGGGTAGTGCTCGTGCTCTACTTCATCGCGGGCCTTCCTGTGGTGTACATCAGCGGCTACCTCGACCAGGTTGACGCATGGGTCAGCTTCCAGCTCACGCTGCTGGCGCTCTTCGACATCATAGTGGCGGTGTACCTCTTCAAGCCGGGCAACTTCTGGAAGGAGCTGCACCAGGGAGCCTACATGAAAGTCCCCGGATGGTACAAGCCGATACTGCTCTACATAGCCCCAATACTCCTGCTGATACCGCTGATAGGATCCGCCCAGAGCCTCGTAGGAGCAACCCTCGAGTGGCCGGCCAGACTGGCAATAATCTTCATGTGGATCGTCGGTGCAGTGGAAAGCTACTACTCCATCAAGCGCAAGTACGGCGAGGAGCTCGAGAAGAACGAGGTCATCATAAGGGTCTGA
- the gdhA gene encoding glutamate dehydrogenase: protein MVEIDPFEMAVKQLERAAQFMDISEEALEWLKKPMRIVEVSVPLEMDDGSVKVFTGFRVQHNWARGPTKGGIRWHPAETLSTVKALATWMTWKVAVVDLPYGGGKGGIIVDPKKLSEREKERLARNYIRAIYDVISPYTDIPAPDVYTNPQIMAWMMDEYEAISRRKVPSFGIITGKPPGVGGIVARMDATARGASFTVREAAKALGMDLKGKTIAIQGYGNAGYYMAKIMSEEYGMKVVAVSDSKGGIYMEDGINADEVLKWKREHGSVKDFPGATNITNEELLELEVDVLAPSAIEGVITKDNADKIKAKIVAELANGPTTPEADEILHEKGVLIIPDFLCNAGGVTVSYFEWVQNITGDYWDTETTRAKLDKKMTKAFWDVYNTHKEKAIPMRDAAYVVAVQRVYDAMKWRGWVKK from the coding sequence ATGGTTGAGATTGACCCGTTTGAGATGGCCGTTAAGCAGCTCGAGAGGGCTGCCCAGTTCATGGACATAAGCGAAGAGGCCCTTGAGTGGCTCAAGAAGCCCATGAGGATTGTTGAGGTCTCAGTTCCGCTTGAGATGGACGACGGTTCTGTTAAGGTTTTCACCGGTTTCCGTGTTCAGCACAACTGGGCCCGCGGTCCGACCAAGGGTGGTATAAGGTGGCACCCGGCCGAGACCCTCAGCACCGTTAAGGCCCTCGCCACCTGGATGACCTGGAAGGTCGCCGTCGTTGACCTCCCCTACGGTGGAGGTAAGGGTGGTATCATAGTCGACCCGAAGAAGCTCTCCGAGAGGGAGAAGGAGAGGCTTGCCAGAAACTACATAAGGGCCATCTACGACGTCATCAGCCCGTACACCGACATCCCGGCCCCTGACGTTTACACCAACCCACAGATAATGGCCTGGATGATGGACGAGTACGAGGCCATCAGCAGGAGGAAGGTTCCGAGCTTTGGAATCATCACCGGTAAGCCGCCCGGTGTCGGTGGTATCGTCGCCAGGATGGATGCCACTGCCAGGGGTGCCAGCTTCACCGTCAGGGAAGCCGCTAAGGCCCTCGGAATGGACCTCAAGGGCAAGACCATCGCCATCCAGGGTTACGGTAACGCCGGCTACTACATGGCCAAGATCATGAGCGAGGAGTACGGCATGAAGGTCGTCGCCGTCAGCGACAGCAAGGGCGGTATCTACATGGAGGACGGCATAAACGCCGACGAGGTTCTCAAGTGGAAGCGTGAGCACGGCTCAGTTAAGGACTTCCCAGGCGCGACTAACATCACCAACGAGGAGCTCCTCGAGCTTGAGGTCGACGTCCTCGCCCCGAGCGCCATTGAGGGTGTCATCACCAAGGACAACGCCGACAAGATCAAGGCCAAGATCGTTGCCGAGCTCGCCAACGGCCCGACAACGCCGGAGGCCGACGAGATACTCCACGAGAAGGGCGTCCTCATCATACCTGACTTCCTCTGTAACGCCGGCGGTGTTACCGTCAGCTACTTCGAGTGGGTCCAGAACATAACCGGCGACTACTGGGACACCGAGACTACAAGAGCAAAGCTCGACAAGAAGATGACCAAGGCCTTCTGGGACGTTTACAACACCCACAAGGAGAAGGCCATCCCGATGAGGGATGCCGCCTACGTCGTCGCCGTCCAGAGGGTCTACGACGCCATGAAGTGGCGCGGATGGGTGAAGAAGTGA
- a CDS encoding potassium channel family protein translates to MGESEFELVGFRTFFHEFLRVLYYVRSILLGLFLIITALGIVIAGQENIDIWNGIYFAFISAYTVGYGDIVPTKALTKFLAAFVLPLLGMIFTGIMVAAAMQAIARLYRMQGGRNG, encoded by the coding sequence ATGGGAGAAAGCGAGTTCGAACTCGTGGGCTTCCGCACCTTTTTTCACGAATTTTTGAGGGTTCTCTACTACGTAAGGAGCATTCTCCTCGGGCTGTTCCTTATAATAACCGCCCTTGGGATAGTAATAGCAGGCCAGGAAAATATCGACATCTGGAACGGTATATACTTCGCCTTTATCTCAGCTTACACCGTTGGATATGGGGATATAGTCCCAACGAAGGCTCTAACAAAGTTTCTTGCGGCCTTTGTTTTGCCCCTACTGGGGATGATATTCACGGGCATAATGGTGGCCGCGGCGATGCAGGCCATAGCAAGACTCTACCGGATGCAGGGCGGAAGAAACGGATAG
- the psmB gene encoding archaeal proteasome endopeptidase complex subunit beta: MAEKLKGTTTVGIVCKDGVVLAADRRASLGSMVLSENVTKVFQIDDHLALAGAGSVGDILSLVRLLRAEAKLYRAKVGYEMSVKALATLTSNILHGSRFMPYFGWFLIAGYDVKPGLYSIDMAGGITEDKFTAAGSGMEFAFAVLEDSYTEDIKLEEGIKLALRAIKAATRRDVFTGDGITLVTVTKDGYRELSKEEIEALLK; the protein is encoded by the coding sequence TTGGCTGAAAAGCTAAAGGGAACGACTACGGTCGGCATTGTATGTAAGGACGGCGTCGTCCTAGCGGCGGACAGAAGGGCATCGCTCGGCAGCATGGTGCTTTCAGAGAACGTTACCAAGGTGTTCCAGATAGACGACCACTTGGCCTTGGCCGGTGCGGGGAGTGTTGGAGACATACTCTCGCTCGTCAGGCTTCTGAGGGCCGAGGCCAAGCTGTACAGGGCGAAGGTTGGGTATGAAATGAGCGTGAAAGCCCTTGCTACGCTGACTTCTAACATCCTTCATGGCAGCAGGTTCATGCCGTACTTCGGATGGTTTCTCATAGCTGGCTACGATGTGAAGCCCGGGCTGTACTCGATAGACATGGCCGGGGGCATTACCGAGGATAAGTTCACCGCCGCGGGCTCTGGAATGGAGTTCGCCTTCGCGGTTCTGGAGGATAGCTACACCGAGGACATTAAATTGGAAGAGGGCATAAAACTTGCCCTCCGGGCGATAAAAGCCGCCACAAGGCGTGATGTTTTCACCGGAGATGGGATAACCCTCGTTACCGTGACAAAGGATGGCTACAGAGAGCTGAGCAAGGAGGAGATAGAGGCTCTTCTAAAGTGA